The sequence below is a genomic window from Acropora palmata chromosome 5, jaAcrPala1.3, whole genome shotgun sequence.
AATGATTATCCACCACGGGATAAAAAAGACCTCCTCCAGTAAATTTCAGAACttcctttgctttctttgacCTCAAGCATTTCAACATGAGATCCGTTTTGACGTCTGTACAGTTTAATTTCTCAGCAAGATCTCTCGAGGATTGTGAAACGCCTGAACTATCGTGAAACGCAAACGGCGACAGATCTGTTCCACTTTCTGTTATGACACGGTGAAAAAGTCCCTGCGAGAGAGAGGACAAAAGATGCAGATTTGCACTGGCTCCGCCGGCGCTTTCACCAAAAAGAGTTACACGCGAAGGATCTCCTCCAAACGTCTCGATATTCTTATTTATCCATTTTAAAGCTTCGACTTGATCTAACATTCCGTAATTTCCTGGTGCGCGGGAATCACCAGTCGAGAAAAATCCAAAGGGACCCAAACGATATTGAATAGTCACGACAATCATTCCTCGCAGAGCCAAATATTCACCAGGCGACACGGCTCGAATCGGCGTCCCAGCAAAAAATCCGCCGCCGTGAATGTAGGCCAGTACCGGGAAAGACGAGTGATTCGCCATAGTAGCGTTGGCTGGTGTGTAGACATTGAGGTATAAGCAATCTTCATCTATGTTGTCCGTCTCTGAGAAGCTTTCCCAAGCTTGGTGTATCGAGGTCCTGTAATGATGAATCATTTGCAtacaaatgtttttaaaagacGTAGCCTTGTACACAGTGCCTTTCCATCCCTTGTGGGCCTCTGGCGGGGAAAAGCGTAGGTTGCCAATTGGCGCCATTGCGTAGGGAATACCTAGAAATTTTTTAATCGTCTGAACGGAACCGTGGGCGTTTGAAATTACTTCTCTCAGACCTTGAATTGGGCCCATTTGTGTTATGACAAAAGCGTTTGAATCGTGGACCTGCGATGCGCGTGAAACTGTCGCCATTATCAATGCAATTTGCGACCAAAGCAACACTTTGCAAGAAGTGCCTTTCATGTTTCCCTCAGCTCGATAACTGGAAAATTGCCGACTCAATCATCAAGTTGTAGTGTTTGTGTTTAATACGCCAGCGACGTGATCTCAAAAATGTcgaaaaaagtaattttgctaattaagctttgttttcaattattaaaaaagCGGAAATGAGCAAAGCGATATTCTATTGAAGCAACCCGCAAGGGGTTCGAATCAAATAACAAATCGCTCACTAATTCAATTGAATTTAACACCTTTCTTGAAAGCCAGTTGCTCCTTTGTCGCCTGCATTTCCGAAAGAACACAATTTAATTTGTCTGTTTTGAATTCCATTTTCCGGgttgatctttttttttaacaaaaatgaGTTATTATAAAAAATTTAGGTTGATTCGCAGAGGGTGGTATCAGAAGCTCAATTTACTTAAGACACTGATAAAGTAACGAATCATCTTTTCGAAAATGCGTCATTTGGTTCAAGTTCCGGGACGAATTTGTTTTACACCTGTAAAAGCAATTTGTTAATTATCCCGTGATTTCCCTCTGCGAGAAAAAAGGTTTCCTGATCGTTATGCACAAGTAATTCTTCGCCGCATTTGTCATCACCATAGCTAAATAGTTCGTAGGCGGAGCGTTGACACCTCCTTTGATATTCGCTGAGAACCTCAATCTTTTATAGTTAAAGTGACCGCAGTCTTTTCCTTTC
It includes:
- the LOC141881003 gene encoding neuroligin-4, Y-linked-like — encoded protein: MKGTSCKVLLWSQIALIMATVSRASQVHDSNAFVITQMGPIQGLREVISNAHGSVQTIKKFLGIPYAMAPIGNLRFSPPEAHKGWKGTVYKATSFKNICMQMIHHYRTSIHQAWESFSETDNIDEDCLYLNVYTPANATMANHSSFPVLAYIHGGGFFAGTPIRAVSPGEYLALRGMIVVTIQYRLGPFGFFSTGDSRAPGNYGMLDQVEALKWINKNIETFGGDPSRVTLFGESAGGASANLHLLSSLSQGLFHRVITESGTDLSPFAFHDSSGVSQSSRDLAEKLNCTDVKTDLMLKCLRSKKAKEVLKFTGGGLFYPVVDNHFLADSPINLRKAGKFQKLPTLAGFVSNEGSFLLGPSPQEFDKYLFRSSVEMYIVNGISHSEKRKPLLVDAVLFQYSHWPCSKNNSSKIRQSLIDALTDYFIAAPTHASLAFQSRYAPTWLFEFRHRSLHSPNKAWEGVAHGDITPYVFGVPLLNRSVPHPYTEADRNVSEFMVSAYTNFVKEGVPSPVPSYSTEWRNFKPYDQAYLRIEATSHMAKDFQPLKVAFWNEYFPQLCKSVMSCEGYGIAATKSSSCANKLYKLLISLVVISWVAIQ